In Osmia bicornis bicornis chromosome 1, iOsmBic2.1, whole genome shotgun sequence, the following proteins share a genomic window:
- the LOC114875441 gene encoding troponin I 2 isoform X6: MADDEEKKRKQAETDRKRAEVRARLEEASKAKKAKKGFMTPDRKKKLRLLLRKKAAEELKKEQERKAAERRRIIEERCGKPKNVDDASEETVKRVLREYHNRITALEDQKFDFEYVVKKKDFEIADLNSQVNDLRGKFMKPTLKKVSKYENKFAKLQKKAAEFNFRNQLKQVKKKEFTLEEEDKENASKDKKKPDWSKKGEEKKDEPPPPAEPPAEAPAPTPSPQPEQPPAPAPAPEPAPPAPTPSPEPTAAAPPPAEGAPPAVPAEGAPPAEGAPAPPAEGAPPAEGAPAAAPAEGAAPPAEGAAPPAAPADGTAPPPAEGAPAAPPAEGAPPAEGAPPAAGAPPTEGAPPAEGAPPAEGAPPAAGAPPAEGAPAAPPAEGDLVRTQQICKKTNLSFSN, translated from the exons ATGGCGGACGATGAG gaaaagaagaggaaacaGGCGGAGACCGACAGAAAGAGGGCGGAGGTCCGCGCCCGCCTTGAAGAGGCTtccaaagccaagaaggcGAAGAAGGGTTTCATGACCCCTGACAGGAAGAAGAAGCTTAGG CTGTTGTTGCGTAAGAAAGCCGCCGAGGAATTGAAGAAAGAACAAGAGAGAAAAGCCGCAGAGAGGAGACGCATCATCGAGGAACGTTGTGGAAAACCGAAAAACGTCGACGACGCGAGCGAAG AGACCGTGAAGCGCGTGCTGCGCGAGTACCACAATAGGATCACAGCATTGGAGGATCAAAAGTTCGACTTCGAATATGTTGTTAAGAAGAAGGACTTCGAG ATCGCGGACTTGAACAGCCAGGTGAACGACCTTCGAGGTAAATT CATGAAACCTACGCTGAAGAAAGTCTCCAAGTACGAGAACAAGTTCGCCAAACTCCAGAAGAAGGCAGCCGAGTTCAACTTCCGTAACCAGCTTAAACAGGTCAAGAAAAAGGAGTTCACCCTTGAAGAGGAGGACAAGGAG AACGCGTCAAAAGATAAG AAGAAACCCGATTGGTCGAAGAAGGGCGAGGAAAAGAAG GACGAACCGCCACCTCCAGCAGAACCTCCAGCAGAAGCTCCTGCTCCAACTCCTTCTCCACAACCGGAACAACCACCCGCGCCAGCGCCAGCACCAGAACCTGCACCTCCAGCCCCAACACCGTCGCCAGAACCAACGGCAGCAGCACCTCCGCCAGCTGAAGGTGCTCCACCAGCAGTTCCAGCAGAGGGTGCTCCACCTGCAGAAGGAGCACCAGCACCTCCAGCCGAGGGCGCACCCCCAGCCG AAGGTGCACCAGCAGCTGCACCTGCGGAGGGCGCGGCACCGCCAGCGGAAGGTGCAGCACCACCAGCTGCTCCTGCGGATGGAACAGCGCCGCCCCCAGCGGAAGGTGCTCCTGCCGCACCTCCTGCCGAAGGTGCACCTCCCGCTGAAGGCGCGCCTCCTGCCGCGGGTGCACCTCCTACTGAAGGTGCACCACCAGCGGAAGGCGCGCCACCAGCTGAAGGAGCTCCACCAGCAGCAGGTGCGCCACCCGCGGAAGGCGCGCCCGCAGCACCACCAGCAGAAGGTGATCTTGTCAGAACAcaacaaatttgtaaaaaaacaaacttatcattttctaattaa
- the LOC114875441 gene encoding troponin I 2 isoform X3, which yields MADDERKRLEDEKKRKQAETDRKRAEVRARLEEASKAKKAKKGFMTPDRKKKLRLLLRKKAAEELKKEQERKAAERRRIIEERCGKPKNVDDASEETVKRVLREYHNRITALEDQKFDFEYVVKKKDFEIADLNSQVNDLRGKFMKPTLKKVSKYENKFAKLQKKAAEFNFRNQLKQVKKKEFTLEEEDKENASKDKKKPDWSKKGEEKKDEPPPPAEPPAEAPAPTPSPQPEQPPAPAPAPEPAPPAPTPSPEPTAAAPPPAEGAPPAVPAEGAPPAEGAPAPPAEGAPPAEGAPAAAPAEGAAPPAEGAAPPAAPADGTAPPPAEGAPAAPPAEGAPPAEGAPPAAGAPPTEGAPPAEGAPPAEGAPPAAGAPPAEGAPAAPPAEGDLVRTQQICKKTNLSFSN from the exons ATGGCGGACGATGAG AGGAAACGTCTCGAGGAT gaaaagaagaggaaacaGGCGGAGACCGACAGAAAGAGGGCGGAGGTCCGCGCCCGCCTTGAAGAGGCTtccaaagccaagaaggcGAAGAAGGGTTTCATGACCCCTGACAGGAAGAAGAAGCTTAGG CTGTTGTTGCGTAAGAAAGCCGCCGAGGAATTGAAGAAAGAACAAGAGAGAAAAGCCGCAGAGAGGAGACGCATCATCGAGGAACGTTGTGGAAAACCGAAAAACGTCGACGACGCGAGCGAAG AGACCGTGAAGCGCGTGCTGCGCGAGTACCACAATAGGATCACAGCATTGGAGGATCAAAAGTTCGACTTCGAATATGTTGTTAAGAAGAAGGACTTCGAG ATCGCGGACTTGAACAGCCAGGTGAACGACCTTCGAGGTAAATT CATGAAACCTACGCTGAAGAAAGTCTCCAAGTACGAGAACAAGTTCGCCAAACTCCAGAAGAAGGCAGCCGAGTTCAACTTCCGTAACCAGCTTAAACAGGTCAAGAAAAAGGAGTTCACCCTTGAAGAGGAGGACAAGGAG AACGCGTCAAAAGATAAG AAGAAACCCGATTGGTCGAAGAAGGGCGAGGAAAAGAAG GACGAACCGCCACCTCCAGCAGAACCTCCAGCAGAAGCTCCTGCTCCAACTCCTTCTCCACAACCGGAACAACCACCCGCGCCAGCGCCAGCACCAGAACCTGCACCTCCAGCCCCAACACCGTCGCCAGAACCAACGGCAGCAGCACCTCCGCCAGCTGAAGGTGCTCCACCAGCAGTTCCAGCAGAGGGTGCTCCACCTGCAGAAGGAGCACCAGCACCTCCAGCCGAGGGCGCACCCCCAGCCG AAGGTGCACCAGCAGCTGCACCTGCGGAGGGCGCGGCACCGCCAGCGGAAGGTGCAGCACCACCAGCTGCTCCTGCGGATGGAACAGCGCCGCCCCCAGCGGAAGGTGCTCCTGCCGCACCTCCTGCCGAAGGTGCACCTCCCGCTGAAGGCGCGCCTCCTGCCGCGGGTGCACCTCCTACTGAAGGTGCACCACCAGCGGAAGGCGCGCCACCAGCTGAAGGAGCTCCACCAGCAGCAGGTGCGCCACCCGCGGAAGGCGCGCCCGCAGCACCACCAGCAGAAGGTGATCTTGTCAGAACAcaacaaatttgtaaaaaaacaaacttatcattttctaattaa
- the LOC114875441 gene encoding troponin I 2 isoform X5: MADDERKRLEDEKKRKQAETDRKRAEVRARLEEASKAKKAKKGFMTPDRKKKLRLLLRKKAAEELKKEQERKAAERRRIIEERCGKPKNVDDASEETVKRVLREYHNRITALEDQKFDFEYVVKKKDFEIADLNSQVNDLRGKFMKPTLKKVSKYENKFAKLQKKAAEFNFRNQLKQVKKKEFTLEEEDKEKKPDWSKKGEEKKDEPPPPAEPPAEAPAPTPSPQPEQPPAPAPAPEPAPPAPTPSPEPTAAAPPPAEGAPPAVPAEGAPPAEGAPAPPAEGAPPAEGAPAAAPAEGAAPPAEGAAPPAAPADGTAPPPAEGAPAAPPAEGAPPAEGAPPAAGAPPTEGAPPAEGAPPAEGAPPAAGAPPAEGAPAAPPAEGDLVRTQQICKKTNLSFSN, from the exons ATGGCGGACGATGAG AGGAAACGTCTCGAGGAT gaaaagaagaggaaacaGGCGGAGACCGACAGAAAGAGGGCGGAGGTCCGCGCCCGCCTTGAAGAGGCTtccaaagccaagaaggcGAAGAAGGGTTTCATGACCCCTGACAGGAAGAAGAAGCTTAGG CTGTTGTTGCGTAAGAAAGCCGCCGAGGAATTGAAGAAAGAACAAGAGAGAAAAGCCGCAGAGAGGAGACGCATCATCGAGGAACGTTGTGGAAAACCGAAAAACGTCGACGACGCGAGCGAAG AGACCGTGAAGCGCGTGCTGCGCGAGTACCACAATAGGATCACAGCATTGGAGGATCAAAAGTTCGACTTCGAATATGTTGTTAAGAAGAAGGACTTCGAG ATCGCGGACTTGAACAGCCAGGTGAACGACCTTCGAGGTAAATT CATGAAACCTACGCTGAAGAAAGTCTCCAAGTACGAGAACAAGTTCGCCAAACTCCAGAAGAAGGCAGCCGAGTTCAACTTCCGTAACCAGCTTAAACAGGTCAAGAAAAAGGAGTTCACCCTTGAAGAGGAGGACAAGGAG AAGAAACCCGATTGGTCGAAGAAGGGCGAGGAAAAGAAG GACGAACCGCCACCTCCAGCAGAACCTCCAGCAGAAGCTCCTGCTCCAACTCCTTCTCCACAACCGGAACAACCACCCGCGCCAGCGCCAGCACCAGAACCTGCACCTCCAGCCCCAACACCGTCGCCAGAACCAACGGCAGCAGCACCTCCGCCAGCTGAAGGTGCTCCACCAGCAGTTCCAGCAGAGGGTGCTCCACCTGCAGAAGGAGCACCAGCACCTCCAGCCGAGGGCGCACCCCCAGCCG AAGGTGCACCAGCAGCTGCACCTGCGGAGGGCGCGGCACCGCCAGCGGAAGGTGCAGCACCACCAGCTGCTCCTGCGGATGGAACAGCGCCGCCCCCAGCGGAAGGTGCTCCTGCCGCACCTCCTGCCGAAGGTGCACCTCCCGCTGAAGGCGCGCCTCCTGCCGCGGGTGCACCTCCTACTGAAGGTGCACCACCAGCGGAAGGCGCGCCACCAGCTGAAGGAGCTCCACCAGCAGCAGGTGCGCCACCCGCGGAAGGCGCGCCCGCAGCACCACCAGCAGAAGGTGATCTTGTCAGAACAcaacaaatttgtaaaaaaacaaacttatcattttctaattaa
- the LOC114875441 gene encoding troponin I 2 isoform X4, with translation MADDERKRLEDEKKRKQAETDRKRAEVRARLEEASKAKKAKKGFMTPDRKKKLRLLLRKKAAEELKKEQERKAAERRRIIEERCGKPKNVDDASEAELQTICSAYWKRLYALEGDKFDLERQIRLKEFEIADLNSQVNDLRGKFMKPTLKKVSKYENKFAKLQKKAAEFNFRNQLKQVKKKEFTLEEEDKENASKDKKKPDWSKKGEEKKDEPPPPAEPPAEAPAPTPSPQPEQPPAPAPAPEPAPPAPTPSPEPTAAAPPPAEGAPPAVPAEGAPPAEGAPAPPAEGAPPAEGAPAAAPAEGAAPPAEGAAPPAAPADGTAPPPAEGAPAAPPAEGAPPAEGAPPAAGAPPTEGAPPAEGAPPAEGAPPAAGAPPAEGAPAAPPAEGDLVRTQQICKKTNLSFSN, from the exons ATGGCGGACGATGAG AGGAAACGTCTCGAGGAT gaaaagaagaggaaacaGGCGGAGACCGACAGAAAGAGGGCGGAGGTCCGCGCCCGCCTTGAAGAGGCTtccaaagccaagaaggcGAAGAAGGGTTTCATGACCCCTGACAGGAAGAAGAAGCTTAGG CTGTTGTTGCGTAAGAAAGCCGCCGAGGAATTGAAGAAAGAACAAGAGAGAAAAGCCGCAGAGAGGAGACGCATCATCGAGGAACGTTGTGGAAAACCGAAAAACGTCGACGACGCGAGCGAAG CCGAGCTCCAGACGATCTGTTCGGCATATTGGAAAAGACTATACGCGCTCGAGGGCGATAAGTTTGACCTCGAGAGGCAAATTAGGTTGAAAGAATTCGAG ATCGCGGACTTGAACAGCCAGGTGAACGACCTTCGAGGTAAATT CATGAAACCTACGCTGAAGAAAGTCTCCAAGTACGAGAACAAGTTCGCCAAACTCCAGAAGAAGGCAGCCGAGTTCAACTTCCGTAACCAGCTTAAACAGGTCAAGAAAAAGGAGTTCACCCTTGAAGAGGAGGACAAGGAG AACGCGTCAAAAGATAAG AAGAAACCCGATTGGTCGAAGAAGGGCGAGGAAAAGAAG GACGAACCGCCACCTCCAGCAGAACCTCCAGCAGAAGCTCCTGCTCCAACTCCTTCTCCACAACCGGAACAACCACCCGCGCCAGCGCCAGCACCAGAACCTGCACCTCCAGCCCCAACACCGTCGCCAGAACCAACGGCAGCAGCACCTCCGCCAGCTGAAGGTGCTCCACCAGCAGTTCCAGCAGAGGGTGCTCCACCTGCAGAAGGAGCACCAGCACCTCCAGCCGAGGGCGCACCCCCAGCCG AAGGTGCACCAGCAGCTGCACCTGCGGAGGGCGCGGCACCGCCAGCGGAAGGTGCAGCACCACCAGCTGCTCCTGCGGATGGAACAGCGCCGCCCCCAGCGGAAGGTGCTCCTGCCGCACCTCCTGCCGAAGGTGCACCTCCCGCTGAAGGCGCGCCTCCTGCCGCGGGTGCACCTCCTACTGAAGGTGCACCACCAGCGGAAGGCGCGCCACCAGCTGAAGGAGCTCCACCAGCAGCAGGTGCGCCACCCGCGGAAGGCGCGCCCGCAGCACCACCAGCAGAAGGTGATCTTGTCAGAACAcaacaaatttgtaaaaaaacaaacttatcattttctaattaa
- the LOC114875441 gene encoding troponin I 2 isoform X1, with amino-acid sequence MADDERKRLEDEKKRKQAETDRKRAEVRARLEEASKAKKAKKGFMTPDRKKKLRLLLRKKAAEELKKEQERKAAERRRIIEERCGKPKNVDDASEDDLKEICQMYYDRVYLCEGQKWDLEREVRKRDYEIADLNSQVNDLRGKFMKPTLKKVSKYENKFAKLQKKAAEFNFRNQLKQVKKKEFTLEEEDKENASKDKKKPDWSKKGEEKKDEPPPPAEPPAEAPAPTPSPQPEQPPAPAPAPEPAPPAPTPSPEPTAAAPPPAEGAPPAVPAEGAPPAEGAPAPPAEGAPPAEGAPAAAPAEGAAPPAEGAAPPAAPADGTAPPPAEGAPAAPPAEGAPPAEGAPPAAGAPPTEGAPPAEGAPPAEGAPPAAGAPPAEGAPAAPPAEGDLVRTQQICKKTNLSFSN; translated from the exons ATGGCGGACGATGAG AGGAAACGTCTCGAGGAT gaaaagaagaggaaacaGGCGGAGACCGACAGAAAGAGGGCGGAGGTCCGCGCCCGCCTTGAAGAGGCTtccaaagccaagaaggcGAAGAAGGGTTTCATGACCCCTGACAGGAAGAAGAAGCTTAGG CTGTTGTTGCGTAAGAAAGCCGCCGAGGAATTGAAGAAAGAACAAGAGAGAAAAGCCGCAGAGAGGAGACGCATCATCGAGGAACGTTGTGGAAAACCGAAAAACGTCGACGACGCGAGCGAAG ACGATTTGAAGGAGATTTGCCAAATGTATTACGACCGCGTCTACCTTTGTGAGGGTCAGAAGTGGGATTTGGAGCGTGAAGTTCGGAAAAGGGACTATGAG ATCGCGGACTTGAACAGCCAGGTGAACGACCTTCGAGGTAAATT CATGAAACCTACGCTGAAGAAAGTCTCCAAGTACGAGAACAAGTTCGCCAAACTCCAGAAGAAGGCAGCCGAGTTCAACTTCCGTAACCAGCTTAAACAGGTCAAGAAAAAGGAGTTCACCCTTGAAGAGGAGGACAAGGAG AACGCGTCAAAAGATAAG AAGAAACCCGATTGGTCGAAGAAGGGCGAGGAAAAGAAG GACGAACCGCCACCTCCAGCAGAACCTCCAGCAGAAGCTCCTGCTCCAACTCCTTCTCCACAACCGGAACAACCACCCGCGCCAGCGCCAGCACCAGAACCTGCACCTCCAGCCCCAACACCGTCGCCAGAACCAACGGCAGCAGCACCTCCGCCAGCTGAAGGTGCTCCACCAGCAGTTCCAGCAGAGGGTGCTCCACCTGCAGAAGGAGCACCAGCACCTCCAGCCGAGGGCGCACCCCCAGCCG AAGGTGCACCAGCAGCTGCACCTGCGGAGGGCGCGGCACCGCCAGCGGAAGGTGCAGCACCACCAGCTGCTCCTGCGGATGGAACAGCGCCGCCCCCAGCGGAAGGTGCTCCTGCCGCACCTCCTGCCGAAGGTGCACCTCCCGCTGAAGGCGCGCCTCCTGCCGCGGGTGCACCTCCTACTGAAGGTGCACCACCAGCGGAAGGCGCGCCACCAGCTGAAGGAGCTCCACCAGCAGCAGGTGCGCCACCCGCGGAAGGCGCGCCCGCAGCACCACCAGCAGAAGGTGATCTTGTCAGAACAcaacaaatttgtaaaaaaacaaacttatcattttctaattaa
- the LOC114875441 gene encoding troponin I isoform X10, whose protein sequence is MADDERKRLEDEKKRKQAETDRKRAEVRARLEEASKAKKAKKGFMTPDRKKKLRLLLRKKAAEELKKEQERKAAERRRIIEERCGKPKNVDDASEETVKRVLREYHNRITALEDQKFDFEYVVKKKDFEIADLNSQVNDLRGKFMKPTLKKVSKYENKFAKLQKKAAEFNFRNQLKQVKKKEFTLEEEDKENASKDKKKPDWSKKGEEKKDEPPPPAEPPAEAPAPTPSPQPEQPPAPAPAPEPAPPAPTPSPEPTAAAPPPAEGAPPAVPAEGAPPAEGAPAPPAEGAPPAGAPAPAEGAPAAPPAEGAAPPAEGTPAAPAPAPAPAPAEGAPPTEAAPAAPPAEAAPAPAPAEAKVVMVVRLILTVKPKRPVMGSKFITYAPAS, encoded by the exons ATGGCGGACGATGAG AGGAAACGTCTCGAGGAT gaaaagaagaggaaacaGGCGGAGACCGACAGAAAGAGGGCGGAGGTCCGCGCCCGCCTTGAAGAGGCTtccaaagccaagaaggcGAAGAAGGGTTTCATGACCCCTGACAGGAAGAAGAAGCTTAGG CTGTTGTTGCGTAAGAAAGCCGCCGAGGAATTGAAGAAAGAACAAGAGAGAAAAGCCGCAGAGAGGAGACGCATCATCGAGGAACGTTGTGGAAAACCGAAAAACGTCGACGACGCGAGCGAAG AGACCGTGAAGCGCGTGCTGCGCGAGTACCACAATAGGATCACAGCATTGGAGGATCAAAAGTTCGACTTCGAATATGTTGTTAAGAAGAAGGACTTCGAG ATCGCGGACTTGAACAGCCAGGTGAACGACCTTCGAGGTAAATT CATGAAACCTACGCTGAAGAAAGTCTCCAAGTACGAGAACAAGTTCGCCAAACTCCAGAAGAAGGCAGCCGAGTTCAACTTCCGTAACCAGCTTAAACAGGTCAAGAAAAAGGAGTTCACCCTTGAAGAGGAGGACAAGGAG AACGCGTCAAAAGATAAG AAGAAACCCGATTGGTCGAAGAAGGGCGAGGAAAAGAAG GACGAACCGCCACCTCCAGCAGAACCTCCAGCAGAAGCTCCTGCTCCAACTCCTTCTCCACAACCGGAACAACCACCCGCGCCAGCGCCAGCACCAGAACCTGCACCTCCAGCCCCAACACCGTCGCCAGAACCAACGGCAGCAGCACCTCCGCCAGCTGAAGGTGCTCCACCAGCAGTTCCAGCAGAGGGTGCTCCACCTGCAGAAGGAGCACCAGCACCTCCAGCCGAGGGCGCACCCCCAGCCG GCGCCCCTGCACCAGCGGAAGGAGCTCCCGCAGCACCTCCAGCCGAAGGAGCTGCACCTCCTGCGGAAGGTACGCCTGCTGCACCTGCACCCGCACCCGCACCAGCACCAGCCGAAGGAGCTCCTCCAACTGAAGCAGCACCCGCTGCACCCCCAGCAGAGGCTGCACCAGCACCCGCGCCTGCTGAAG CTAAGGTAGTTATGGTAGTGAGACTCATATTGACCGTCAAGCCCAAGCGTCCGGTAATGGGTTCAAAATTCATCACGTACG cACCGGCATCGTAA
- the LOC114875441 gene encoding troponin I 2 isoform X2, with amino-acid sequence MADDERKRLEDEKKRKQAETDRKRAEVRARLEEASKAKKAKKGFMTPDRKKKLRLLLRKKAAEELKKEQERKAAERRRIIEERCGKPKNVDDASEASVKSILTQYHKRIIALEGEKYDLEYEVAKKDFEIADLNSQVNDLRGKFMKPTLKKVSKYENKFAKLQKKAAEFNFRNQLKQVKKKEFTLEEEDKENASKDKKKPDWSKKGEEKKDEPPPPAEPPAEAPAPTPSPQPEQPPAPAPAPEPAPPAPTPSPEPTAAAPPPAEGAPPAVPAEGAPPAEGAPAPPAEGAPPAEGAPAAAPAEGAAPPAEGAAPPAAPADGTAPPPAEGAPAAPPAEGAPPAEGAPPAAGAPPTEGAPPAEGAPPAEGAPPAAGAPPAEGAPAAPPAEGDLVRTQQICKKTNLSFSN; translated from the exons ATGGCGGACGATGAG AGGAAACGTCTCGAGGAT gaaaagaagaggaaacaGGCGGAGACCGACAGAAAGAGGGCGGAGGTCCGCGCCCGCCTTGAAGAGGCTtccaaagccaagaaggcGAAGAAGGGTTTCATGACCCCTGACAGGAAGAAGAAGCTTAGG CTGTTGTTGCGTAAGAAAGCCGCCGAGGAATTGAAGAAAGAACAAGAGAGAAAAGCCGCAGAGAGGAGACGCATCATCGAGGAACGTTGTGGAAAACCGAAAAACGTCGACGACGCGAGCGAAG CTAGCGTGAAGTCCATTCTGACCCAGTATCATAAGAGGATCATCGCTCTCGAGGGGGAAAAGTACGACCTAGAGTACGAAGTCGCCAAAAAGGATTTCGAG ATCGCGGACTTGAACAGCCAGGTGAACGACCTTCGAGGTAAATT CATGAAACCTACGCTGAAGAAAGTCTCCAAGTACGAGAACAAGTTCGCCAAACTCCAGAAGAAGGCAGCCGAGTTCAACTTCCGTAACCAGCTTAAACAGGTCAAGAAAAAGGAGTTCACCCTTGAAGAGGAGGACAAGGAG AACGCGTCAAAAGATAAG AAGAAACCCGATTGGTCGAAGAAGGGCGAGGAAAAGAAG GACGAACCGCCACCTCCAGCAGAACCTCCAGCAGAAGCTCCTGCTCCAACTCCTTCTCCACAACCGGAACAACCACCCGCGCCAGCGCCAGCACCAGAACCTGCACCTCCAGCCCCAACACCGTCGCCAGAACCAACGGCAGCAGCACCTCCGCCAGCTGAAGGTGCTCCACCAGCAGTTCCAGCAGAGGGTGCTCCACCTGCAGAAGGAGCACCAGCACCTCCAGCCGAGGGCGCACCCCCAGCCG AAGGTGCACCAGCAGCTGCACCTGCGGAGGGCGCGGCACCGCCAGCGGAAGGTGCAGCACCACCAGCTGCTCCTGCGGATGGAACAGCGCCGCCCCCAGCGGAAGGTGCTCCTGCCGCACCTCCTGCCGAAGGTGCACCTCCCGCTGAAGGCGCGCCTCCTGCCGCGGGTGCACCTCCTACTGAAGGTGCACCACCAGCGGAAGGCGCGCCACCAGCTGAAGGAGCTCCACCAGCAGCAGGTGCGCCACCCGCGGAAGGCGCGCCCGCAGCACCACCAGCAGAAGGTGATCTTGTCAGAACAcaacaaatttgtaaaaaaacaaacttatcattttctaattaa
- the LOC114875441 gene encoding troponin I 2 isoform X8: MADDEEKKRKQAETDRKRAEVRARLEEASKAKKAKKGFMTPDRKKKLRLLLRKKAAEELKKEQERKAAERRRIIEERCGKPKNVDDASEAELQTICSAYWKRLYALEGDKFDLERQIRLKEFEIADLNSQVNDLRGKFMKPTLKKVSKYENKFAKLQKKAAEFNFRNQLKQVKKKEFTLEEEDKENASKDKKKPDWSKKGEEKKDEPPPPAEPPAEAPAPTPSPQPEQPPAPAPAPEPAPPAPTPSPEPTAAAPPPAEGAPPAVPAEGAPPAEGAPAPPAEGAPPAEGAPAAAPAEGAAPPAEGAAPPAAPADGTAPPPAEGAPAAPPAEGAPPAEGAPPAAGAPPTEGAPPAEGAPPAEGAPPAAGAPPAEGAPAAPPAEGDLVRTQQICKKTNLSFSN, translated from the exons ATGGCGGACGATGAG gaaaagaagaggaaacaGGCGGAGACCGACAGAAAGAGGGCGGAGGTCCGCGCCCGCCTTGAAGAGGCTtccaaagccaagaaggcGAAGAAGGGTTTCATGACCCCTGACAGGAAGAAGAAGCTTAGG CTGTTGTTGCGTAAGAAAGCCGCCGAGGAATTGAAGAAAGAACAAGAGAGAAAAGCCGCAGAGAGGAGACGCATCATCGAGGAACGTTGTGGAAAACCGAAAAACGTCGACGACGCGAGCGAAG CCGAGCTCCAGACGATCTGTTCGGCATATTGGAAAAGACTATACGCGCTCGAGGGCGATAAGTTTGACCTCGAGAGGCAAATTAGGTTGAAAGAATTCGAG ATCGCGGACTTGAACAGCCAGGTGAACGACCTTCGAGGTAAATT CATGAAACCTACGCTGAAGAAAGTCTCCAAGTACGAGAACAAGTTCGCCAAACTCCAGAAGAAGGCAGCCGAGTTCAACTTCCGTAACCAGCTTAAACAGGTCAAGAAAAAGGAGTTCACCCTTGAAGAGGAGGACAAGGAG AACGCGTCAAAAGATAAG AAGAAACCCGATTGGTCGAAGAAGGGCGAGGAAAAGAAG GACGAACCGCCACCTCCAGCAGAACCTCCAGCAGAAGCTCCTGCTCCAACTCCTTCTCCACAACCGGAACAACCACCCGCGCCAGCGCCAGCACCAGAACCTGCACCTCCAGCCCCAACACCGTCGCCAGAACCAACGGCAGCAGCACCTCCGCCAGCTGAAGGTGCTCCACCAGCAGTTCCAGCAGAGGGTGCTCCACCTGCAGAAGGAGCACCAGCACCTCCAGCCGAGGGCGCACCCCCAGCCG AAGGTGCACCAGCAGCTGCACCTGCGGAGGGCGCGGCACCGCCAGCGGAAGGTGCAGCACCACCAGCTGCTCCTGCGGATGGAACAGCGCCGCCCCCAGCGGAAGGTGCTCCTGCCGCACCTCCTGCCGAAGGTGCACCTCCCGCTGAAGGCGCGCCTCCTGCCGCGGGTGCACCTCCTACTGAAGGTGCACCACCAGCGGAAGGCGCGCCACCAGCTGAAGGAGCTCCACCAGCAGCAGGTGCGCCACCCGCGGAAGGCGCGCCCGCAGCACCACCAGCAGAAGGTGATCTTGTCAGAACAcaacaaatttgtaaaaaaacaaacttatcattttctaattaa